The following proteins come from a genomic window of Trifolium pratense cultivar HEN17-A07 linkage group LG4, ARS_RC_1.1, whole genome shotgun sequence:
- the LOC123920940 gene encoding ribonuclease E/G-like protein, chloroplastic isoform X2 encodes MEFIAEVGFLHHTHHLFTPFSNPFYTLQPQRYICHHVPMHGEYRFMCCMKNHKSVRRLASFTTTQKGNPTTSGDDLCKIVWTVEANLEDGHLLYITGDPAVLGCWKPNMALLMSPTEHANIWKAESQIAFGLNFKYNYFIKEKSRSSSNIIWKPGPAFSLSVPLTLVEDNEIVVRDLWISSDFNISSAHAWSPFNEETYLLRQPSIFFTVKDERRNTSFLENDFLKSQTPILADQLFFDNIDTAILSNTDSHSIDILSENYHPVEEPWLVHSLCSIVSEDKTESDESKTNDAVEEQVKLVDSEVWLPDESSNKILKDSVSSIILINSSICTMQRIAVLEDEKLVELLLEPVKTNVQCDSVYVGVITKLVPSMGGAFVDIGNSRPALMDIKQYKDPFIFPPFLQKKKKKKKEIDLKGKSDTMSRATEDGSLKSVPNDHEEHETDDDLCISEVLQENVNGSVVDDELDADFEDDVEGTDVHIKGEMNNSSLPFGMNGSINSHILPTKDAKRETAGENKWSQVRKGTKIVVQVVKEGLGTKGPILSPFPKLRSRFWILSTSCDKIGISKKIISVERTRLKVIAKTLQPKGFGLTVRTVAAGQSFEELLKDLEGLLSTWKNIMEHAKSSALAADEGVEGAVPVILHRAMGQTLSVVQDYFNETVKKMVVDSPRTFHEVTKYLQDIAPDLCDRVELYDKKVPLFDEYNIEGELDNILNKKVPLANGGSLIIEQTEALVSIDVNGGHGMVGHGTSKEKAIVDVNLAAARQEKAIVEVNLAAARQIARELRLRDIGGIIVVDFIDMTDEANKRLVYEEVKKSIERDRSLVRISELSRNGLMEITRKRVRPSVTFMITEPCPCCHATGRVEALETSFSKIEQQICCILATMDRNGEPQNPKSWPKFILRVDHDMCEYLTSGKKTKLGILSSSLKVWILLKVARGFTRGSFEIKPYTDDKVDKNQQQQGAISKASTKRIASIYTLLSEKIKG; translated from the exons ATGGAGTTCATTGCTGAAGTTGGTTTTTTGCACCACACTCATCACCTTTTTACCCCCTTCTCTAACCCTTTTTACACCCTTCAACCACAGAG GTATATATGCCATCATGTACCAATGCATGGAGAATATAGATTCATGTGCTGTATGAAGAACCACAAATCAGTCCGAAGATTAGCATCATTCACAACAACACAGAAAG GCAATCCAACCACTAGTGGTGATGATTTATGCAAGATAGTTTGGACAGTAGAAGCTAATTTAGAAGATGGTCACCTCCTGTACATAACTGGGGATCCTGCTGTGTTAGGCTGCTGGAAACCAAACATGGCTTTACTAATGTCTCCTACGGAGCATGCTAATATATGGAAAGCCGAATCTCAG ATTGCTTTTGGCttgaattttaaatataattatttcatTAAGGAAAAATCACGGTCTTCAAGTAACATTATTTGGAAGCCTGGACCAGCATTTTCTCTTTCAGTGCCTCTTACACTCGTAGAAGATAATGAAATTGTGGTGAGGGATTTATGGATTAGTTCTGATTTCAATATTTCTTCAGCTCATGCATGGAGCCCCTTCAATGAGGAAACATATCTTCTAAGGCAACCCTCTATTTTTTTCACAGTCAAAG ATGAACGAAGGAATACGAGTTTCCTTGAAAATGATTTCCTAAAGTCTCAGACACCCATTTTGGCAGATCAgttattttttgacaatatagaCACGGCGATTTTAAGTAATACGGATTCACATTCAATTGACATTCTTTCTGAGAATTACCACCCTGTTGAGGAACCTTGGCTAGTTCATTCACTGTGTTCGATTGTATCTGAGGATAAAACGGAATCCGATGAATCTAAAACTAATGATGCTGTGGAAGAGCAGGTGAAGTTGGTAGATTCAGAAGTTTGGTTACCTGATGAGAGtagtaataaaattttaaaagactcTGTTTCCTCCATTATTCTTATTAACTCGTCAATATGTACCATGCAAAGAATTGCAGTACTCGAGGATGAAAAATTGGTTGAATTATTATTGGAACCAGTGAAGACTAATGTGCAATGTGATAGTGTGTATGTAGGGGTAATCACAAAACTTGTTCCTTCTATGGGAGGTGCTTTTGTTGATATTGGGAATTCTAGACCTGCTCTTATGGACATTAAGCAATACAAAGATCCATTTATTTTCCCTCcatttcttcaaaagaaaaagaaaaagaaaaaagaaattgatcTAAAGGGAAAAAGTGATACCATGTCTCGTGCTACTGAGGACGGTTCTTTAAAATCTGTACCCAATGACCATGAGGAGCATGAAACAGATGATGATTTATGTATTTCAGAAGTTCTTCAGGAAAATGTGAATGGTAGCGTGGTTGATGATGAACTAGACGCTGACTTTGAGGATGATGTAGAGGGAACTGATGTTCATATAAAAGGAGAAATGAATAACAGTTCTCTTCCTTTTGGCATGAATGGGTCTATCAACTCTCATATTTTGCCCACAAAAGATGCAAAGAGAGAAACGGCGGGAGAAAACAAATGGAGCCAAGTTCGTAAGGGAACCAAAATAGTTGTCCAAGTTGTTAAAGAGGGCCTTGGGACTAAGGGTCCTATTCTGTCTCCTTTTCCTAAACTAAGAAGTAGATTCTGG ATTTTGTCTACAAGTTGTGATAAAATTGGAATCTCCAAAAAGATTATTAGTGTCGAGCGCACAAGGTTGAAAGTTATAGCAAAGACATTGCAGCCCAAGGGTTTTGGTCTCACTGTCAGAACTGTTGCTGCTGGTCAGTCTTTTGAGGAACTGCTGAAAGACTTGGAAGGTTTGCTTTCGACTTGGAAAAACATAATGGAACATGCAAAATCTTCTGCTCTTGCTGCGGATGAAGGGGTGGAAGGAGCTGTTCCTGTTATTTTGCACAGGGCAATGGGTCAAACTCTCTCAGTGGTCCAAGATTATTTCAATGAAACT GTTAAGAAAATGGTGGTCGACTCCCCAAGGACATTTCATGAG GTGACCAAATACCTTCAGGACATAGCCCCTGATCTTTGTGATCGAGTTGAACTATATGATAAAAAGGTTCCCCTTTTCGATGAATACAACATTGAAGGAGAGCTAGACAATATCCTCAACAAAAA GGTTCCACTCGCTAATGGAGGTTCCCTAATCATCGAACAAACTGAAGCATTAGTCTCTATTGATGTAAATGGAGGACATGGGATGGTTGGTCATGGAACTTCCAAGGAGAAAGCTATTGTAGATGTCAATCTTGCAGCTGCAAGACAG GAGAAAGCTATTGTGGAGGTCAATCTTGCAGCTGCAAGACAG ATTGCAAGGGAGTTAAGACTACGAGATATCGGTGGCATCATTGTGGTAGATTTCATTGACATGACAGATGAAG CAAATAAAAGACTGGTCTATGAAGAAGTCAAGAAATCCATCGAGAGAGACAGATCTTTGGTAAGGATCTCTGAGTTGTCAAGAAATGGACTCATGGAGATAACACGAAAGAGG GTTCGACCAAGTGTGACATTTATGATTACTGAACCATGCCCATGTTGCCATGCCACAGGCAGGGTTGAAGCATTAGAGACTTCCTTCTCAAAAATTGAACAGCAAATTTGTTGTATTCTC GCAACAATGGACCGTAACGGAGAACCTCAAAATCCCAAGTCATGGCCGAAATTTATTCTGAGGGTTGACCATGATATGTGTGAGTACCTGACTTCAGGGAAAAAGACAAAACTTGGAATATTGAGCAGTTCTCTCAAAGTCTGGATTCTCTTAAAG GTTGCTAGAGGGTTCACTAGAGGATCATTCGAGATCAAACCATATACCGATGACAAAGTGGACAAAAACCAGCAGCAACAAGGTGCCATTTCAAAGGCTAGTACCAAAAGAATTGCCTCAATATACACTCTTTTAAGTGAAAAAATCAAAGGCTAG
- the LOC123920940 gene encoding ribonuclease E/G-like protein, chloroplastic isoform X1, whose translation MEFIAEVGFLHHTHHLFTPFSNPFYTLQPQRYICHHVPMHGEYRFMCCMKNHKSVRRLASFTTTQKGSSNIFCNPTTSGDDLCKIVWTVEANLEDGHLLYITGDPAVLGCWKPNMALLMSPTEHANIWKAESQIAFGLNFKYNYFIKEKSRSSSNIIWKPGPAFSLSVPLTLVEDNEIVVRDLWISSDFNISSAHAWSPFNEETYLLRQPSIFFTVKDERRNTSFLENDFLKSQTPILADQLFFDNIDTAILSNTDSHSIDILSENYHPVEEPWLVHSLCSIVSEDKTESDESKTNDAVEEQVKLVDSEVWLPDESSNKILKDSVSSIILINSSICTMQRIAVLEDEKLVELLLEPVKTNVQCDSVYVGVITKLVPSMGGAFVDIGNSRPALMDIKQYKDPFIFPPFLQKKKKKKKEIDLKGKSDTMSRATEDGSLKSVPNDHEEHETDDDLCISEVLQENVNGSVVDDELDADFEDDVEGTDVHIKGEMNNSSLPFGMNGSINSHILPTKDAKRETAGENKWSQVRKGTKIVVQVVKEGLGTKGPILSPFPKLRSRFWILSTSCDKIGISKKIISVERTRLKVIAKTLQPKGFGLTVRTVAAGQSFEELLKDLEGLLSTWKNIMEHAKSSALAADEGVEGAVPVILHRAMGQTLSVVQDYFNETVKKMVVDSPRTFHEVTKYLQDIAPDLCDRVELYDKKVPLFDEYNIEGELDNILNKKVPLANGGSLIIEQTEALVSIDVNGGHGMVGHGTSKEKAIVDVNLAAARQEKAIVEVNLAAARQIARELRLRDIGGIIVVDFIDMTDEANKRLVYEEVKKSIERDRSLVRISELSRNGLMEITRKRVRPSVTFMITEPCPCCHATGRVEALETSFSKIEQQICCILATMDRNGEPQNPKSWPKFILRVDHDMCEYLTSGKKTKLGILSSSLKVWILLKVARGFTRGSFEIKPYTDDKVDKNQQQQGAISKASTKRIASIYTLLSEKIKG comes from the exons ATGGAGTTCATTGCTGAAGTTGGTTTTTTGCACCACACTCATCACCTTTTTACCCCCTTCTCTAACCCTTTTTACACCCTTCAACCACAGAG GTATATATGCCATCATGTACCAATGCATGGAGAATATAGATTCATGTGCTGTATGAAGAACCACAAATCAGTCCGAAGATTAGCATCATTCACAACAACACAGAAAGGTAgctccaacatctttt GCAATCCAACCACTAGTGGTGATGATTTATGCAAGATAGTTTGGACAGTAGAAGCTAATTTAGAAGATGGTCACCTCCTGTACATAACTGGGGATCCTGCTGTGTTAGGCTGCTGGAAACCAAACATGGCTTTACTAATGTCTCCTACGGAGCATGCTAATATATGGAAAGCCGAATCTCAG ATTGCTTTTGGCttgaattttaaatataattatttcatTAAGGAAAAATCACGGTCTTCAAGTAACATTATTTGGAAGCCTGGACCAGCATTTTCTCTTTCAGTGCCTCTTACACTCGTAGAAGATAATGAAATTGTGGTGAGGGATTTATGGATTAGTTCTGATTTCAATATTTCTTCAGCTCATGCATGGAGCCCCTTCAATGAGGAAACATATCTTCTAAGGCAACCCTCTATTTTTTTCACAGTCAAAG ATGAACGAAGGAATACGAGTTTCCTTGAAAATGATTTCCTAAAGTCTCAGACACCCATTTTGGCAGATCAgttattttttgacaatatagaCACGGCGATTTTAAGTAATACGGATTCACATTCAATTGACATTCTTTCTGAGAATTACCACCCTGTTGAGGAACCTTGGCTAGTTCATTCACTGTGTTCGATTGTATCTGAGGATAAAACGGAATCCGATGAATCTAAAACTAATGATGCTGTGGAAGAGCAGGTGAAGTTGGTAGATTCAGAAGTTTGGTTACCTGATGAGAGtagtaataaaattttaaaagactcTGTTTCCTCCATTATTCTTATTAACTCGTCAATATGTACCATGCAAAGAATTGCAGTACTCGAGGATGAAAAATTGGTTGAATTATTATTGGAACCAGTGAAGACTAATGTGCAATGTGATAGTGTGTATGTAGGGGTAATCACAAAACTTGTTCCTTCTATGGGAGGTGCTTTTGTTGATATTGGGAATTCTAGACCTGCTCTTATGGACATTAAGCAATACAAAGATCCATTTATTTTCCCTCcatttcttcaaaagaaaaagaaaaagaaaaaagaaattgatcTAAAGGGAAAAAGTGATACCATGTCTCGTGCTACTGAGGACGGTTCTTTAAAATCTGTACCCAATGACCATGAGGAGCATGAAACAGATGATGATTTATGTATTTCAGAAGTTCTTCAGGAAAATGTGAATGGTAGCGTGGTTGATGATGAACTAGACGCTGACTTTGAGGATGATGTAGAGGGAACTGATGTTCATATAAAAGGAGAAATGAATAACAGTTCTCTTCCTTTTGGCATGAATGGGTCTATCAACTCTCATATTTTGCCCACAAAAGATGCAAAGAGAGAAACGGCGGGAGAAAACAAATGGAGCCAAGTTCGTAAGGGAACCAAAATAGTTGTCCAAGTTGTTAAAGAGGGCCTTGGGACTAAGGGTCCTATTCTGTCTCCTTTTCCTAAACTAAGAAGTAGATTCTGG ATTTTGTCTACAAGTTGTGATAAAATTGGAATCTCCAAAAAGATTATTAGTGTCGAGCGCACAAGGTTGAAAGTTATAGCAAAGACATTGCAGCCCAAGGGTTTTGGTCTCACTGTCAGAACTGTTGCTGCTGGTCAGTCTTTTGAGGAACTGCTGAAAGACTTGGAAGGTTTGCTTTCGACTTGGAAAAACATAATGGAACATGCAAAATCTTCTGCTCTTGCTGCGGATGAAGGGGTGGAAGGAGCTGTTCCTGTTATTTTGCACAGGGCAATGGGTCAAACTCTCTCAGTGGTCCAAGATTATTTCAATGAAACT GTTAAGAAAATGGTGGTCGACTCCCCAAGGACATTTCATGAG GTGACCAAATACCTTCAGGACATAGCCCCTGATCTTTGTGATCGAGTTGAACTATATGATAAAAAGGTTCCCCTTTTCGATGAATACAACATTGAAGGAGAGCTAGACAATATCCTCAACAAAAA GGTTCCACTCGCTAATGGAGGTTCCCTAATCATCGAACAAACTGAAGCATTAGTCTCTATTGATGTAAATGGAGGACATGGGATGGTTGGTCATGGAACTTCCAAGGAGAAAGCTATTGTAGATGTCAATCTTGCAGCTGCAAGACAG GAGAAAGCTATTGTGGAGGTCAATCTTGCAGCTGCAAGACAG ATTGCAAGGGAGTTAAGACTACGAGATATCGGTGGCATCATTGTGGTAGATTTCATTGACATGACAGATGAAG CAAATAAAAGACTGGTCTATGAAGAAGTCAAGAAATCCATCGAGAGAGACAGATCTTTGGTAAGGATCTCTGAGTTGTCAAGAAATGGACTCATGGAGATAACACGAAAGAGG GTTCGACCAAGTGTGACATTTATGATTACTGAACCATGCCCATGTTGCCATGCCACAGGCAGGGTTGAAGCATTAGAGACTTCCTTCTCAAAAATTGAACAGCAAATTTGTTGTATTCTC GCAACAATGGACCGTAACGGAGAACCTCAAAATCCCAAGTCATGGCCGAAATTTATTCTGAGGGTTGACCATGATATGTGTGAGTACCTGACTTCAGGGAAAAAGACAAAACTTGGAATATTGAGCAGTTCTCTCAAAGTCTGGATTCTCTTAAAG GTTGCTAGAGGGTTCACTAGAGGATCATTCGAGATCAAACCATATACCGATGACAAAGTGGACAAAAACCAGCAGCAACAAGGTGCCATTTCAAAGGCTAGTACCAAAAGAATTGCCTCAATATACACTCTTTTAAGTGAAAAAATCAAAGGCTAG
- the LOC123920940 gene encoding ribonuclease E/G-like protein, chloroplastic isoform X5 — MEFIAEVGFLHHTHHLFTPFSNPFYTLQPQRYICHHVPMHGEYRFMCCMKNHKSVRRLASFTTTQKGNPTTSGDDLCKIVWTVEANLEDGHLLYITGDPAVLGCWKPNMALLMSPTEHANIWKAESQIAFGLNFKYNYFIKEKSRSSSNIIWKPGPAFSLSVPLTLVEDNEIVVRDLWISSDFNISSAHAWSPFNEETYLLRQPSIFFTVKDERRNTSFLENDFLKSQTPILADQLFFDNIDTAILSNTDSHSIDILSENYHPVEEPWLVHSLCSIVSEDKTESDESKTNDAVEEQVKLVDSEVWLPDESSNKILKDSVSSIILINSSICTMQRIAVLEDEKLVELLLEPVKTNVQCDSVYVGVITKLVPSMGGAFVDIGNSRPALMDIKQYKDPFIFPPFLQKKKKKKKEIDLKGKSDTMSRATEDGSLKSVPNDHEEHETDDDLCISEVLQENVNGSVVDDELDADFEDDVEGTDVHIKGEMNNSSLPFGMNGSINSHILPTKDAKRETAGENKWSQVRKGTKIVVQVVKEGLGTKGPILSPFPKLRSRFWILSTSCDKIGISKKIISVERTRLKVIAKTLQPKGFGLTVRTVAAGQSFEELLKDLEGLLSTWKNIMEHAKSSALAADEGVEGAVPVILHRAMGQTLSVVQDYFNETVKKMVVDSPRTFHEVTKYLQDIAPDLCDRVELYDKKVPLFDEYNIEGELDNILNKKVPLANGGSLIIEQTEALVSIDVNGGHGMVGHGTSKEKAIVDVNLAAARQIARELRLRDIGGIIVVDFIDMTDEANKRLVYEEVKKSIERDRSLVRISELSRNGLMEITRKRVRPSVTFMITEPCPCCHATGRVEALETSFSKIEQQICCILATMDRNGEPQNPKSWPKFILRVDHDMCEYLTSGKKTKLGILSSSLKVWILLKVARGFTRGSFEIKPYTDDKVDKNQQQQGAISKASTKRIASIYTLLSEKIKG; from the exons ATGGAGTTCATTGCTGAAGTTGGTTTTTTGCACCACACTCATCACCTTTTTACCCCCTTCTCTAACCCTTTTTACACCCTTCAACCACAGAG GTATATATGCCATCATGTACCAATGCATGGAGAATATAGATTCATGTGCTGTATGAAGAACCACAAATCAGTCCGAAGATTAGCATCATTCACAACAACACAGAAAG GCAATCCAACCACTAGTGGTGATGATTTATGCAAGATAGTTTGGACAGTAGAAGCTAATTTAGAAGATGGTCACCTCCTGTACATAACTGGGGATCCTGCTGTGTTAGGCTGCTGGAAACCAAACATGGCTTTACTAATGTCTCCTACGGAGCATGCTAATATATGGAAAGCCGAATCTCAG ATTGCTTTTGGCttgaattttaaatataattatttcatTAAGGAAAAATCACGGTCTTCAAGTAACATTATTTGGAAGCCTGGACCAGCATTTTCTCTTTCAGTGCCTCTTACACTCGTAGAAGATAATGAAATTGTGGTGAGGGATTTATGGATTAGTTCTGATTTCAATATTTCTTCAGCTCATGCATGGAGCCCCTTCAATGAGGAAACATATCTTCTAAGGCAACCCTCTATTTTTTTCACAGTCAAAG ATGAACGAAGGAATACGAGTTTCCTTGAAAATGATTTCCTAAAGTCTCAGACACCCATTTTGGCAGATCAgttattttttgacaatatagaCACGGCGATTTTAAGTAATACGGATTCACATTCAATTGACATTCTTTCTGAGAATTACCACCCTGTTGAGGAACCTTGGCTAGTTCATTCACTGTGTTCGATTGTATCTGAGGATAAAACGGAATCCGATGAATCTAAAACTAATGATGCTGTGGAAGAGCAGGTGAAGTTGGTAGATTCAGAAGTTTGGTTACCTGATGAGAGtagtaataaaattttaaaagactcTGTTTCCTCCATTATTCTTATTAACTCGTCAATATGTACCATGCAAAGAATTGCAGTACTCGAGGATGAAAAATTGGTTGAATTATTATTGGAACCAGTGAAGACTAATGTGCAATGTGATAGTGTGTATGTAGGGGTAATCACAAAACTTGTTCCTTCTATGGGAGGTGCTTTTGTTGATATTGGGAATTCTAGACCTGCTCTTATGGACATTAAGCAATACAAAGATCCATTTATTTTCCCTCcatttcttcaaaagaaaaagaaaaagaaaaaagaaattgatcTAAAGGGAAAAAGTGATACCATGTCTCGTGCTACTGAGGACGGTTCTTTAAAATCTGTACCCAATGACCATGAGGAGCATGAAACAGATGATGATTTATGTATTTCAGAAGTTCTTCAGGAAAATGTGAATGGTAGCGTGGTTGATGATGAACTAGACGCTGACTTTGAGGATGATGTAGAGGGAACTGATGTTCATATAAAAGGAGAAATGAATAACAGTTCTCTTCCTTTTGGCATGAATGGGTCTATCAACTCTCATATTTTGCCCACAAAAGATGCAAAGAGAGAAACGGCGGGAGAAAACAAATGGAGCCAAGTTCGTAAGGGAACCAAAATAGTTGTCCAAGTTGTTAAAGAGGGCCTTGGGACTAAGGGTCCTATTCTGTCTCCTTTTCCTAAACTAAGAAGTAGATTCTGG ATTTTGTCTACAAGTTGTGATAAAATTGGAATCTCCAAAAAGATTATTAGTGTCGAGCGCACAAGGTTGAAAGTTATAGCAAAGACATTGCAGCCCAAGGGTTTTGGTCTCACTGTCAGAACTGTTGCTGCTGGTCAGTCTTTTGAGGAACTGCTGAAAGACTTGGAAGGTTTGCTTTCGACTTGGAAAAACATAATGGAACATGCAAAATCTTCTGCTCTTGCTGCGGATGAAGGGGTGGAAGGAGCTGTTCCTGTTATTTTGCACAGGGCAATGGGTCAAACTCTCTCAGTGGTCCAAGATTATTTCAATGAAACT GTTAAGAAAATGGTGGTCGACTCCCCAAGGACATTTCATGAG GTGACCAAATACCTTCAGGACATAGCCCCTGATCTTTGTGATCGAGTTGAACTATATGATAAAAAGGTTCCCCTTTTCGATGAATACAACATTGAAGGAGAGCTAGACAATATCCTCAACAAAAA GGTTCCACTCGCTAATGGAGGTTCCCTAATCATCGAACAAACTGAAGCATTAGTCTCTATTGATGTAAATGGAGGACATGGGATGGTTGGTCATGGAACTTCCAAGGAGAAAGCTATTGTAGATGTCAATCTTGCAGCTGCAAGACAG ATTGCAAGGGAGTTAAGACTACGAGATATCGGTGGCATCATTGTGGTAGATTTCATTGACATGACAGATGAAG CAAATAAAAGACTGGTCTATGAAGAAGTCAAGAAATCCATCGAGAGAGACAGATCTTTGGTAAGGATCTCTGAGTTGTCAAGAAATGGACTCATGGAGATAACACGAAAGAGG GTTCGACCAAGTGTGACATTTATGATTACTGAACCATGCCCATGTTGCCATGCCACAGGCAGGGTTGAAGCATTAGAGACTTCCTTCTCAAAAATTGAACAGCAAATTTGTTGTATTCTC GCAACAATGGACCGTAACGGAGAACCTCAAAATCCCAAGTCATGGCCGAAATTTATTCTGAGGGTTGACCATGATATGTGTGAGTACCTGACTTCAGGGAAAAAGACAAAACTTGGAATATTGAGCAGTTCTCTCAAAGTCTGGATTCTCTTAAAG GTTGCTAGAGGGTTCACTAGAGGATCATTCGAGATCAAACCATATACCGATGACAAAGTGGACAAAAACCAGCAGCAACAAGGTGCCATTTCAAAGGCTAGTACCAAAAGAATTGCCTCAATATACACTCTTTTAAGTGAAAAAATCAAAGGCTAG